Genomic segment of Tissierella sp.:
TATAGAAGAAAAATATATACAGAGATTTATTCAAAATAGTGGAATTTGGCCTTTGAATTGTGCCTGTATGGTAGCAGCCAAGAAGATTGGTAATAAGAGGTATGAGATAAAAGCTTTACTTGAAAATCTAAGAAAGGATTTTAGAAATGTTGATATCTCAATATTTAAAGCAGCAGAAAATGTAAGTATGGATGCCATTATAGGATGGGAAAAGGATGGAGAAAAGCATTCGTTTTTAGATGATTATTAAAGAATATTAATAGATTAAGGGATAGAATTTATTGATTGATTAATGATAAGAATATAGAGAAGGAAGGTGAGTATAAATGGGAACTAGCTTTAGAGAATTAGGTATTAGCAAAGAGTTAGATTTTGTACTAAAGAAAAATGGAATAACAGAAGCTACACCTATTCAAGAGGAGTCAATAGGTGAATTGTTAAAAGGTAGAGATGTAGTAGCTCAGGCTCAAACGGGAACTGGTAAGACTCTTGCATTTTTATTACCTATTATAGAGAAAATAGATATTAATAGACCCCATATACAAGGATTGATAATTACCCCAACTAGGGAGCTGGCTATTCAAATTACAAATGAAGCTAAAAAGTTGATGGAAGCAAAGGAAATAAGTATCTTAGCAGCTTATGGTGGTCAAGATGTTGAACAACAGGTAAAGAAACTAAAAAATGGTATTCATTTAGTAATTGCAACTCCTGGGAGATTATTAGACCATATGAGAAGAAAAACCATTGATCTTGGTAAGCTTAATACCTTAGTCTTAGATGAGGCAGATGAAATGCTTCGTATGGGATTCTTAGAGGATGTGGAGAGTATTATAGTAGATACTCCAAAGACCCGTCAAACAATGTTGTTTTCAGCTACAATACCTAATGAAGTACGATCATTAGCTAAAAGGTTTATGAAGAATCCAATGCAAATTGAGATTCAGGGAAAGAATGTTACATTAGATGAGATTAAACAAGTAGTCATTGAAACAACTGATAGAAGAAAATTGGATACTCTTTGCCAATTAATAGATGAGTATAGACCATATCTAGCAATAGTTTTTTGTCGTACAAAAAGAAGAGTAACATCCCTAAATGAAGAATTAATCGCCAGAGGTTATAATTCAGATGAACTACATGGAGATATTAGTCAGGCTAAGAGGGAAAGAGTAATTAAATCCTTTAGAAAGGCAGAACTACAAATCCTTGTAGCAACAGACATTGTGGCAAGAGGGCTAGATGTAGAGGGTGTGACCCATGTAATTAATTATGATATACCAGAAAATGTAGATAGCTATATCCATAGAATCGGTAGAACAGGAAGAATAGGAAATCTTGGAATGGCAGTTACTTTGGTTACAGAAAAGGATAAAAATGATTTAGCACTAATTGAGAGAAAGATAAAGATAGATTTTAAACCAAAGAAAATGAACACCCATAAAGAAGATAGAAAGAAAGACCCCAAAAAATCAGATTCGAAAACTACGGAATCTAAATCTAAGACATCCATTAAAAAACCTTACCCTGAAAAAGGAAGGTATAAGAAATCTAACGAAAGTGGACCTAGATACGCCTCCAAGGATAAAAAAGGTGGCAGGAAAACAAGATAAGAAAAGAAAAGAGAGACTTATGTTCTCTCTTTTTTGATTTTTTATGTAAGTTCAATATTATAAAATTTTCTGCATTTGTTTATTATGACTTTTTTTAATTCATCTTGTCCCATAATATCACAAAAGGATATTGATTTATTTAATGATTCAATATATCCTTCATGTCCTAAACTATATTCAGCAACTCCTTTGCTAAAATATAATAGGTTTAATCCATTGAAATTCCTATTTTCATTGCAATATTCAATGCCCAAGTTACTATATTTTAAAGAGTTTTTATAATCATCCAATAAGCTGTAGATGCTAGATAAATTGTGACAAAGCTTTGGATATATTTCGTTATTTGTATTCACTATTCTCATGCAGAATTCCATCATATTGGCAGCATCTACATAAGATTTAAGTTCTTCAGTTAACATAGCTATATTCATCAAAATTCTAATCTCTACATCGTTATAAACAAATGCTTTATAATTAGATAATAAAAAACCAGGAGTAGATACTTGCATAGCCTCAATCAGTTTATCAAGAGACTCTTTAGGTTTTTTTTCTTTTTTGTCTAATATAACGGAATTTATAAGTAGCATCAGTTGACTAATTAGCTTTTGGTAATATTGATTTTTTGTAGATTTAAGTAAATTAGCAAAATCATTGTATTCGCTTTCTAAGGTATAGTATTCATCCCTATCAAACTTAGATTCCATGTTGTTTCTTATAATATTGAATTCTTCAAAGTTATCAAGTCTATAATCTAAAATAAGTCTATTTAAGTCTACTTTTAATACATGTGATAAAGAGTCGAGGATTTCATAACTAGGGTGATATTTGCCTGTTTCAATCTTTCTAATAGTCTCAACACTAACATATGACAAATCGTAAAGTTGCTCTCTAGTAAGAGAAAGAGATTTTCTAATAGTAGATACTTTTTCGCCATATTTCTCTAAATTATAGTACAAAAAATCACTCCATTCAATCTAAAGTTTATTAATTAAAACTGACAATTATATCATTATATTACTTGAAAATCAACACCATTATAATGGCGTTGATTTTACCATATACCACCATTATTATAAAATATAAGGGAAAATAAGTAAAGGGGATTGGGTTATGATAAAAAAACTTGTAGTTATTTTGGGGATATTTTTGTCTTTAATTTTTGTATTAAGTGCTAAAGTTAATGTTAAATATTTAGTTGAAGAAGATAATATTAAGATAATAAAGTGGCACGCTTATAAAGTATGTAAAGATGCCTAAGCTATAGGGATTTTAATAGTGCAGTAAAAGTTGAAATTCTGATAGAATACCTTTTAATTTAATTGTGATATATGTTTTTTAAAAATATATATGGAGATTAGAAGAATTCAGACATTATAACATATAAAAGTGTATTAAATATGTATAATGTAGAGTTCTAAAACAAGCTAAGATATTTACAGGAAGGAGGTATAAAAATGGAAGCTTATATTATAAGAGAGGGCATGAATTTCTTTGATTATGAGAAATCACTGATGAATCAAAGTTGTGAAAACCATGGCGGTAACTGTTGTGCTTCAGGTCACTGTTGCCAGAGAGGCGGAGGAGGCGGCGGCACAGACCCTTCTTTACTGCATTAATAGTAAAAGGAGATGAGTATATTGAATATGGATTCTTTCAACAATCCATATTCAATATACTGTTTCATAAATATAGAAAATACATGTGGGGTGTTAAGTTTGTATAAAAAAAGCTATTACAATTTTTCAAAATCAAATGAAAAGAATACCGTATTATATAATTCAATGACAGGTGCGATTGCATATATACCTAATATAGAATTACATAGATTAAATTTTAATTCATCAAATAAAAATCAACTGTTATTTGATGATGTGCTTTTTAAGAATGGATTTATCATAGAGTCATCTACTGATGAAAAAGAATTGCTAAAAAAACGATATGAGTATGCTAGAAATAATAATGTAATTACTCAAATAACACTATTACCTACAGAAAATTGTAACTTTGCGTGTCCTTATTGCTTTTTATATGATACAACTCCCAAAAGGATGGAGAGTATAGATTATGAAAAGATTTATATGTTTATTCAAAATAAAATTACTAGTGGATCAAAAAATATAATAATAAATTGGTTTGGTGGAGAACCTTCTTTGGAGGCAGAAAATATTGTTAAGTTCATGAAAAACCTAAATCAAAACATTGGTAAAGAAATTACTATATCTTCAACAATTACTACTAATGGGTATTTACTTAACTATAACTTGTTCAAACAATTTTTAAACAGTGGCATAGATACTTTCCAAGTTACAGTTGATGGAAACAAAGAATCGCATGATGAACAAAGATATTTGAAAAGTGGGAAAGGTACATATGATACTATTCTAAAAAATATTATAGAAATAATAAATAATGTATCTGATTCTGATAAATTTATGTTTAATGTTCGTAGCAATTTTACACAGAAAACGATTAAGGTTTCAGATGAACAGATAGACAATTTAAAAAAAATATTTGGTAGTGATGATAGGTTTAATCTTTATTTTAGGCCTGTTTATGAGTATGAAACGAACCATAATTCTTTAGAGAATTTTAATCATGAATTATATAGTATAGAAGATGGCATTTTACTGCAAAACAAATTATATCAAAAAATAAATAAGGCCTTTGATAGGGTGGATAGCAGTACTACAATGAGAATGTTACAGCCATTACCACAGCCAACATTTACTTGGTGTAACTCTGATAAAAAAGATACATATATAATATCTCCTAATGGTGATTTATATATGTGTGATACCCTCTTTGGAGATGATAAGTTTATAATTGGGAATATAAATGATAAATTTCTAGCAGATTATAATTCAGAGTACAATAATTGGAATAAATCTATATTTGATGATTATAAAGCTATTAAGTGTATGGAGTGCAAACTATTACCCGTTTGCTTCGGAAGCTGTAGAAGAAATAGATTTATTAGTGGAGAGGACTTCAACTGCTATTGGACAGAAGAATATATTTATAAGATATTAGATGAAATATTATACTCAAATAAAATTTAAATTTGTGAAATATATATGAGGTGAAATAAAAAATGCAAAAGAGCTATAAAAGATTTTTACCTTTAATTTTAAGTTATCCTAAGTATCAATTTTTAGGATTGCTTTTTTCGCTATTAGCATCTTTGTTTAGTTCTGGATCCTCTTATACATTGAAGATATTAATAGATGATGTCCTAATACCAAAGAAGTTAGATATGATTTGGACTATACAATTTATCTTCATAGGATTAGTATTATTAAATGGAATATTTACAATACTTAAAACCTATTTTTTATATAAATCTAGTACGAAAACTATGGTTGATATAAGAAAAAAACTATTCAGTAAATCTTTACAATTGTCAATGGATTATCATAACACAACTCCAGCGGGAGATATAATATCCATTATGGTTAATGATGTAAATGCACTATCAAGAACTTTATTCGGAAGTTTAGCAGAATTTTTTTCTTCAGTAATTACAATATTCGTTGTTCTAATTTGGCTACTTTATCTAGATTTTAGATTAACCATAATAACAATTCCGATATTCCCCATATTAATACTAGTATTTAAAACATTAAATAAATATTTAGAAAGAGTGAGTATTAAGTCTAGAGAAAGTAATGTATCTATGATAAATGCAATTACTGAAATGATAAATGGAATTAAATCAATAAAAATTATGAACTTGGATATGGAACAAAATGATATATCTGAAAAATCTTTTATAAATGTTGCAAAATGTACTCTAAAATATGAATTGATTTTTACTTTAATGAACTTATCTACTTGGATGTTAATTATGGTACCCTATCAAGCCATATTATATGGAATTGGTGGTACATGGTATGTAAAGAATGGAACGCCAACAATTGGTTTGTTAATGGCTTTTGGAAATTTTACCAATATGTTGATAGGACCTACATTATCCTTACTAAATGTGTTTAGTAATTTGACTAATGCAGATATCTCTTTAGATAAAATAGAAGGATTTTACAGAGAACCTTCTGAGCAATTAGGAAGAAACGCTATAGAAGACATTCGAGACCCTAATATAGAATTTAAAAATGTAACTTTTACTTACAATAATAAAGAAGAACCTATATTAAAAGATATAAGCTTTAATTTAGAAAGTGGAAAGATTATAGGACTTACTGGAAGATCTGGGTCAGGGAAAACCACTATTTTAAACATATTAACAGCATTTTATATGCCAGATAAAGGAAGTATACTTATTAACAACCAATCTTTATATGATGTATTACTTTCAGAATGGAGAAATGAGATATCTTACTTAACACAAGATTCTTTTATATTTAGTAATACTCTTAGATATAATTTATCGTTATTTGATAAAAATATAAGTGAAAAACAATTATTAGATGTAATAAATCAGGTAGATCTATTGAGTTGGTTTAAAAGTTTACCCAATGGATTAGATACATATTTAGGAGAAAAAGGTGCGAATATAAGTATAGGGCAGAAACAAAAACTAGGTATTGCCCAAGCTATACTAAAAAAATGTTCTATATTAATTTTAGATGAACCAACTTCTGCATTGGATTTTATCAGTGAAAAATCTATAATGAATATATTAAATAATATAAAAGAAGAAAAAATTATATTAGTAGTCTCACATAGAGATGAAACCTTGCAAAAGATGGATGAAGTAATAATTCTAGAGGATGGTAACATTATGAAGATTGGAAAATGGGTAGATATAAAAGAATTCTATTGAAGGAGAATATAGATTTTTTTATTAATGTAGACTTAGAGAATAATATACTCTAAAACTATTGATTTTATAAGATGACAAGTAATAAGAGTAATTGTAGAGTGATACAGTCTTATGGAATGCTGTATCACTCTTGTTTAATAGAGCTAGAGAATTTCCAAATTATATAAGATAGCAATATAAACTTTTATTAAAGTTTTAGCACATATACAATGTCATAAACTAACAAATTTCGACACCATACTTATGCTATTATGTTAAATGTATACTTTTTATAAGGAATAGGAAGATTGTTCTTTTAACCTATTTATTCTAAAGAAAGAGAGAGTGATCTGTATGAGAAAAACAAATTTATTAGTTTCTATTTTAGCTATTGTTTTAGTAATTACTTTAGTAGGATGCTCAAAAGATACAGAGGAATACATTAGTAATGAGCTATTAAGTACTGAAGTAAAATCAGATAGTGTTGAAGGACTAACAATGGAAGAAAGATTAAAGGATTTTGAATACCTATATGAATATGTTATAGAGAATTATCCATTATTAAAGGTTAATGAGAGAATAAATGGAGTTGATTGGGTAGGAAAAAAGGATGATTTTAAGAAGACCATAGAAAGTACTAAAACAGATCAAGATTTTATTGATGCATTAGAGAAAATGCTAGAAGAATTAAATGATATATATACAGGTACAATTGGGCTGAGCATTTTTAAGCGTGTTTATGGTATATATATTAGCCCAGAATATAAAGACGACTACAAGCCATGGGTTGAATTACTTATTCAAGATAATGTAATAGAGATGTATGACTTTGATGAATCTCAATTAGCATTAGTAGAGGATAGTCAATATGCATCTAAGGAAGTTGGAAATTTAGCATATTGTAAAACAGACATAGTAGTCCCTAATGAAGTAGGATATATAAAGATCTATAGTCTGAATACTGATAGAATTGAAGAAGATGGAAAGATAATAAGAGATTTTTTAATGGAAATAAAAGACTATGACAAGCTTATAGTAGATATAAGAGATAAAACAAGAACCATGGGAGATGACGACTATTGGATAAAAAATATAGTAGAGCCTTTGGCTAAAGAGGATATAACAGCTGAGAATTATTTACTTATGAAAGGAAGCTATGGGAAAGAATTCTATGAGTATAGGGGTATGGACTTTGCACCAATAACTGAATTGGATAGTAGTATTCTAGATAAATTTGCAAATGATGCAAAAACAGATTTTGATTATTATCATTTGAAAAATAAAACAATAAAACCTGTAGATCCTATTGGATTTAAAGGCAAGATATATTTACTAGTTGATAAAACAGCTCAATTTGCATCAGAAAACTTTGCTGCATTTTGCAAAGATAGTGGATTTGCAACAGTTGTAGGCAAGACAACTTCTGGTAGAAGCTTTTTATTTGATACTATATTTGTTCCATTACCAAGTGGAATAGTCATAGAAACAAGTGGATTGCTTATGTTAAATGGAGATGGAACCATAAGGCAGGAGGCATATGTAGTACCTGATATTGAAGTGGATACCACAATAGGATCTAGCTTTGAAAGAGATAATGCAATCCAATATATAGTTAATGATTAATAGCAAGAGAATTCTACTTGAAACTCTTGAACTATGGCATAAATAATTTAGGAGTTTGATAGTTATTAATAAATAGACAACTTTTATTAGAGAGAGGATTTTATTATGATACAAACCAATAAAAGAAAAATTAGACTGACAACATGGGGAGCTTCAAAGATAATTTTACTAGATATGATATGCACACTTGTAATTAGTACATTAATCATTTTGATTTCTAAAGCCTTAGGGGTTAGTAGCAAACATCCTCTGTTTGACGCTTTAAACAAAATTATACCTTTGATAATTGTATTTATTGTGCTTAATAAGAAGTTTATACTATCAGTTAAAAGCAATTTGATTGTAAAGAAGGAGCATTTTAGAATAATTGTCCCATTAGTTATAGCTATTACTGGAGTAAATATAGTAATGTCAGAAGTGGGTAATTACATAAAGTTGATATTTCCTATGAGTGATTTTTGGAAAGAAGCATTTAAATCAGCATTTTCAGGAGAAATCAATATGATATGGACAATTATTAGTGTGGTTATTATTGCTTCAATTACTGAAGAAATACTATTGAGGGGAATAGTATTAGATGGCTTGCTTAGGAGGCATTCCGTTGTTAAATCAGTTGTAATTTCTGCCTTGTTGTTTGGATTAATGCATTTAAATATATATCAATTTTCTTCAGCTTTTGTAGGGGGTTTATTACTTGGATGGGTATTTGCAAAAACAAAATCCTTGTTTCTATGCATTGTTGGACACTCAATTAATAATTCATTGGGATTTATCGTCTCTAAGTTGCTTAATTTACAGATTCCTGGATACTCTACTGAAGGATTTCAGCCCTTATGGTTTACAGTGATGGGGATAGTATTATTGATTGTAGGAGTACTATTATTAAGGAAAAGGATGGAAAGGGATTGTTATATATCTGAGACAATATCTGAAGAACAATATATTGAGGGAGATGATTTGACAGAGAAGTTTAAAATAAAAGGGAAAAGTATAATCTGTTTTTTACTTACAACATTGTTGATAGGTTCTATATTAGTATCTAGAGAGATAAATCAATCTAAGATAGATGAAGCAAAGACAGCGTATATGACTCATCCTAGAAGAAGCGAGATCTATAGATTAAGTCCCAAAAATATAGGAGTTATAAAGAAAAAATTTAACGAAGATTACATACGAGGATATCATCATATACCCTATGACATTCAGCATAAAGGAGTTGTCATTACATTTGGTGGTTCAGAGGGGAGTATGAATGAATATATGGCAAATTATCTTTCCAGTGATGGATATGAAGTTGTTGCAGTATATTACTTTGGTCAAAAAGGTCAATCAGAGAATATAGAGAGAGTACCATTAGAGATTTATGAAGAAATATATTCTTATATCAAGGCTAATTGCAAGAATTCAGATACTATCACTATATTAGGTACTTCTAGGGGAGCTGAACTAGCATTATTGCTGTCCACTTATTATGATACTATTGATAATGTGGTATTAAT
This window contains:
- a CDS encoding radical SAM/SPASM domain-containing protein, yielding MYKKSYYNFSKSNEKNTVLYNSMTGAIAYIPNIELHRLNFNSSNKNQLLFDDVLFKNGFIIESSTDEKELLKKRYEYARNNNVITQITLLPTENCNFACPYCFLYDTTPKRMESIDYEKIYMFIQNKITSGSKNIIINWFGGEPSLEAENIVKFMKNLNQNIGKEITISSTITTNGYLLNYNLFKQFLNSGIDTFQVTVDGNKESHDEQRYLKSGKGTYDTILKNIIEIINNVSDSDKFMFNVRSNFTQKTIKVSDEQIDNLKKIFGSDDRFNLYFRPVYEYETNHNSLENFNHELYSIEDGILLQNKLYQKINKAFDRVDSSTTMRMLQPLPQPTFTWCNSDKKDTYIISPNGDLYMCDTLFGDDKFIIGNINDKFLADYNSEYNNWNKSIFDDYKAIKCMECKLLPVCFGSCRRNRFISGEDFNCYWTEEYIYKILDEILYSNKI
- a CDS encoding ABC transporter ATP-binding protein; the protein is MQKSYKRFLPLILSYPKYQFLGLLFSLLASLFSSGSSYTLKILIDDVLIPKKLDMIWTIQFIFIGLVLLNGIFTILKTYFLYKSSTKTMVDIRKKLFSKSLQLSMDYHNTTPAGDIISIMVNDVNALSRTLFGSLAEFFSSVITIFVVLIWLLYLDFRLTIITIPIFPILILVFKTLNKYLERVSIKSRESNVSMINAITEMINGIKSIKIMNLDMEQNDISEKSFINVAKCTLKYELIFTLMNLSTWMLIMVPYQAILYGIGGTWYVKNGTPTIGLLMAFGNFTNMLIGPTLSLLNVFSNLTNADISLDKIEGFYREPSEQLGRNAIEDIRDPNIEFKNVTFTYNNKEEPILKDISFNLESGKIIGLTGRSGSGKTTILNILTAFYMPDKGSILINNQSLYDVLLSEWRNEISYLTQDSFIFSNTLRYNLSLFDKNISEKQLLDVINQVDLLSWFKSLPNGLDTYLGEKGANISIGQKQKLGIAQAILKKCSILILDEPTSALDFISEKSIMNILNNIKEEKIILVVSHRDETLQKMDEVIILEDGNIMKIGKWVDIKEFY
- a CDS encoding S41 family peptidase gives rise to the protein MRKTNLLVSILAIVLVITLVGCSKDTEEYISNELLSTEVKSDSVEGLTMEERLKDFEYLYEYVIENYPLLKVNERINGVDWVGKKDDFKKTIESTKTDQDFIDALEKMLEELNDIYTGTIGLSIFKRVYGIYISPEYKDDYKPWVELLIQDNVIEMYDFDESQLALVEDSQYASKEVGNLAYCKTDIVVPNEVGYIKIYSLNTDRIEEDGKIIRDFLMEIKDYDKLIVDIRDKTRTMGDDDYWIKNIVEPLAKEDITAENYLLMKGSYGKEFYEYRGMDFAPITELDSSILDKFANDAKTDFDYYHLKNKTIKPVDPIGFKGKIYLLVDKTAQFASENFAAFCKDSGFATVVGKTTSGRSFLFDTIFVPLPSGIVIETSGLLMLNGDGTIRQEAYVVPDIEVDTTIGSSFERDNAIQYIVND
- a CDS encoding helix-turn-helix transcriptional regulator; protein product: MYYNLEKYGEKVSTIRKSLSLTREQLYDLSYVSVETIRKIETGKYHPSYEILDSLSHVLKVDLNRLILDYRLDNFEEFNIIRNNMESKFDRDEYYTLESEYNDFANLLKSTKNQYYQKLISQLMLLINSVILDKKEKKPKESLDKLIEAMQVSTPGFLLSNYKAFVYNDVEIRILMNIAMLTEELKSYVDAANMMEFCMRIVNTNNEIYPKLCHNLSSIYSLLDDYKNSLKYSNLGIEYCNENRNFNGLNLLYFSKGVAEYSLGHEGYIESLNKSISFCDIMGQDELKKVIINKCRKFYNIELT
- a CDS encoding DEAD/DEAH box helicase, whose protein sequence is MGTSFRELGISKELDFVLKKNGITEATPIQEESIGELLKGRDVVAQAQTGTGKTLAFLLPIIEKIDINRPHIQGLIITPTRELAIQITNEAKKLMEAKEISILAAYGGQDVEQQVKKLKNGIHLVIATPGRLLDHMRRKTIDLGKLNTLVLDEADEMLRMGFLEDVESIIVDTPKTRQTMLFSATIPNEVRSLAKRFMKNPMQIEIQGKNVTLDEIKQVVIETTDRRKLDTLCQLIDEYRPYLAIVFCRTKRRVTSLNEELIARGYNSDELHGDISQAKRERVIKSFRKAELQILVATDIVARGLDVEGVTHVINYDIPENVDSYIHRIGRTGRIGNLGMAVTLVTEKDKNDLALIERKIKIDFKPKKMNTHKEDRKKDPKKSDSKTTESKSKTSIKKPYPEKGRYKKSNESGPRYASKDKKGGRKTR
- a CDS encoding type II CAAX prenyl endopeptidase Rce1 family protein; this encodes MIQTNKRKIRLTTWGASKIILLDMICTLVISTLIILISKALGVSSKHPLFDALNKIIPLIIVFIVLNKKFILSVKSNLIVKKEHFRIIVPLVIAITGVNIVMSEVGNYIKLIFPMSDFWKEAFKSAFSGEINMIWTIISVVIIASITEEILLRGIVLDGLLRRHSVVKSVVISALLFGLMHLNIYQFSSAFVGGLLLGWVFAKTKSLFLCIVGHSINNSLGFIVSKLLNLQIPGYSTEGFQPLWFTVMGIVLLIVGVLLLRKRMERDCYISETISEEQYIEGDDLTEKFKIKGKSIICFLLTTLLIGSILVSREINQSKIDEAKTAYMTHPRRSEIYRLSPKNIGVIKKKFNEDYIRGYHHIPYDIQHKGVVITFGGSEGSMNEYMANYLSSDGYEVVAVYYFGQKGQSENIERVPLEIYEEIYSYIKANCKNSDTITILGTSRGAELALLLSTYYDTIDNVVLIAPTSHVNIARYFGETSSWTYNGKDVDYLNGNIGIISIVDRVVDLLLNKPYDNFILLRNRVIRKSTNLEEARIKVENSNAKILMFYGEDDRVWDARSSSNIIKEYAKNEIIIHGYENSGHDFSGGILMKEDGYYMVNGGNLDSNIEADLDSKRILLEILELWHK